A single Sulfurimonas aquatica DNA region contains:
- the aroA gene encoding 3-phosphoshikimate 1-carboxyvinyltransferase encodes MSRVVVSSSNSFSLKISEIAPDKSISHRSVMFAMLADGTSVIENFLRAEDTLNSLAIVKNLGATVVDDGKIIKISSEGIKESSEVLDCGNSGTGMRLFCGLLSSADGHFVLTGDKYLRSRPMKRVTLPLKNIGAKLDGRADGDLAPISIRGASLKAFNYESKIASAQVKSCMILAALRADGVCTYIEPELSRDHTERMLKGMGADIAVDGLKSTITPMKKLLSPLNIRVPADPSSAFFFAVAAAITPNSDITLEGVTLNPTRIEAFKALEKMGANINYEITDNKYEPIGNIQIKYAPLKAITVEDNISWLIDELPVLSIAMACAEGESIVKNAEELRVKESDRISTVVEGLRSCSIEVHEYKDGYKIVGGELQKSLVDSDGDHRIAMSFIIAGLKCGMEVTDLDCINTSFPNFFELLQKITKVDLQR; translated from the coding sequence ATGAGTAGAGTAGTTGTATCTTCATCAAACTCTTTTTCTTTAAAAATTAGTGAAATAGCACCTGATAAGTCAATATCTCATCGTAGTGTAATGTTTGCGATGCTTGCAGATGGAACGAGTGTAATTGAAAACTTTTTAAGAGCAGAAGATACACTTAACTCTTTAGCGATTGTGAAAAACCTAGGGGCGACTGTAGTTGATGATGGTAAGATAATAAAAATATCATCTGAGGGTATCAAAGAGAGTTCTGAAGTTCTCGACTGCGGAAATTCAGGAACTGGAATGAGACTGTTTTGTGGACTTTTAAGTTCTGCTGATGGTCACTTTGTCCTAACAGGCGATAAATATCTTAGATCCCGTCCTATGAAGAGAGTAACTCTCCCTCTTAAAAATATTGGTGCAAAGCTTGATGGAAGAGCTGATGGCGATTTAGCACCTATTAGTATTCGTGGAGCGTCACTTAAAGCATTCAATTATGAGAGTAAAATTGCATCGGCTCAAGTGAAGTCATGTATGATTTTAGCGGCGCTAAGAGCTGATGGCGTATGTACATATATTGAGCCTGAACTTTCCCGTGATCATACAGAACGGATGTTAAAAGGCATGGGTGCAGATATAGCGGTAGATGGTCTGAAAAGTACTATAACGCCAATGAAAAAACTACTCTCACCACTTAACATTAGAGTGCCCGCTGACCCATCAAGCGCTTTTTTCTTTGCCGTAGCGGCTGCTATTACGCCAAACTCAGATATTACTCTTGAAGGAGTGACTCTCAATCCTACTCGTATTGAAGCCTTTAAAGCTTTAGAAAAAATGGGTGCTAACATTAATTATGAAATTACAGATAATAAATATGAACCAATAGGTAATATACAGATTAAATATGCTCCTTTAAAAGCTATAACTGTAGAAGATAATATCTCTTGGCTTATAGACGAACTACCAGTTCTATCTATTGCCATGGCATGTGCAGAGGGTGAAAGTATTGTTAAAAATGCTGAAGAGTTAAGAGTAAAAGAGTCAGATAGAATTTCAACAGTTGTTGAAGGCCTTCGCTCTTGTTCTATAGAAGTACATGAATATAAAGATGGATATAAAATTGTTGGCGGTGAACTGCAAAAGTCTTTAGTAGATAGTGATGGTGATCATAGAATTGCTATGAGTTTTATTATTGCAGGTCTTAAATGCGGGATGGAAGTTACTGATTTAGATTGTATTAATACGTCTTTTCCAAACTTTTTTGAACTATTACAAAAAATAACAAAAGTTGACTTACAAAGATAA